Proteins found in one Armatimonadota bacterium genomic segment:
- a CDS encoding ABC transporter substrate-binding protein translates to MLVGLAAALVAGVPGLGAPAAVPSGEITLYTSESEDDVNALVQDFTRRTPGVRVQIFRAGSGPVVSKLQAELQAGRIQADVIWFADIDFFRSLAGRDLLLPYRPPAGARVPAPYHYEGDRMHEVRLIFNVVAFNTNHVRFRPSSWWDLTLPRYRGRVGMPSPFVSGAAFNHVGTFASLREFGWDYYRKLRDNGAVVLRSNGDVAQKLASGEVSIAQIVDFFVRNLKREGSPVDHIWPREGALLVPTPVAIIKTTGNVPAAQAFVNYLYTPEAQRLFVQRSYIPVVPGIPYPEGVPDISELRVLHPNLAYIDRHREEIRRIFGELFGVTR, encoded by the coding sequence GTGCTGGTGGGGCTGGCGGCGGCTCTGGTCGCGGGCGTCCCGGGGTTGGGGGCGCCGGCCGCCGTCCCGTCGGGCGAGATCACGCTCTACACCTCGGAGTCGGAGGACGACGTGAACGCCCTCGTGCAGGACTTCACGCGCCGCACGCCGGGCGTGCGCGTGCAGATCTTCCGGGCCGGCTCGGGGCCGGTGGTCTCCAAGCTCCAGGCGGAGCTGCAGGCGGGGCGGATCCAGGCCGACGTGATCTGGTTCGCCGACATCGACTTCTTCCGGTCCCTGGCCGGCCGTGACCTGCTCCTCCCCTACCGGCCCCCGGCGGGCGCCCGCGTCCCCGCCCCGTACCACTACGAGGGGGACCGCATGCACGAGGTGCGCCTGATCTTCAACGTCGTGGCCTTCAACACCAACCACGTGCGCTTCCGCCCCTCCAGCTGGTGGGACCTCACCCTCCCCCGCTACCGCGGCCGGGTGGGGATGCCGAGCCCCTTCGTCTCCGGCGCCGCCTTCAACCACGTGGGTACCTTCGCCAGCCTGCGGGAGTTCGGGTGGGACTACTACCGCAAGCTGCGGGACAACGGCGCCGTGGTCCTGCGCAGCAACGGCGACGTAGCCCAGAAGCTCGCCTCGGGGGAGGTGAGCATCGCCCAGATTGTCGACTTCTTCGTGCGCAACCTGAAGAGGGAGGGCTCCCCCGTCGACCACATCTGGCCGCGCGAGGGGGCGCTGCTCGTCCCCACGCCCGTGGCCATCATCAAGACGACCGGCAACGTCCCGGCGGCCCAGGCCTTCGTGAACTACCTGTACACGCCGGAGGCGCAGCGCCTCTTCGTGCAGCGCTCCTACATCCCGGTCGTCCCGGGGATCCCCTACCCCGAGGGGGTGCCGGACATCAGCGAACTGCGCGTGCTCCACCCCAACCTGGCCTACATCGACCGCCACCGCGAGGAGATCCGCCGTATCTTCGGCGAGCTCTTCGGCGTGACCCGCTAG
- a CDS encoding sugar phosphate isomerase/epimerase family protein, giving the protein MTVRVRERYEVELACRRCGRPAPHLVTPGEGGLSRVTCIRCGRAVAVDTLRFMEQYVDGVVRRLLAKPFEITTQFNRNPRAFIASLPGRVLTKPFRVAAELRTTMDIVRPRALRPARGTQRRPPALAPGELPHPERRCQVLLSAPVLWAHPAEEILEAARDLGYDGVELWAYQLLEEGADPAALAAQAARLGLRLTLHTLSWDLNPTSRVEPIREASLAALHRSVELAGQLGVRLVVMHPGQTTAPYDEGEAYWPALVSAVREVADHARAVGAVVGVEHMEARQREYVITPEDANRLVRDVDRPNVGTVLDVAHIPWGEDEAAFLGRLRHVVHVHLSDADRSRLHLPLGQGERDLVGVLAALRAYTGTIAIEGFSLSAGADLARWNKAQFEDLWRAAAAAPA; this is encoded by the coding sequence GTGACGGTCCGGGTGCGGGAGCGGTACGAGGTCGAGCTGGCCTGCCGCCGCTGCGGGCGCCCGGCGCCGCACCTCGTCACGCCGGGCGAGGGGGGTCTCTCGCGTGTGACCTGCATCCGCTGCGGACGGGCCGTGGCCGTGGACACGCTGCGCTTCATGGAGCAGTACGTCGACGGCGTAGTGCGGCGGCTGCTGGCCAAACCCTTCGAGATCACCACCCAGTTCAACCGGAACCCGCGGGCCTTCATCGCCTCCCTGCCCGGGCGGGTGCTCACCAAGCCCTTCCGCGTCGCCGCCGAGCTGCGCACGACGATGGACATCGTCCGGCCGCGCGCCCTCCGCCCGGCGCGTGGGACGCAGCGGCGGCCGCCCGCGCTCGCCCCGGGCGAGCTCCCGCACCCGGAGCGCCGCTGCCAGGTCCTGCTGAGCGCTCCCGTGCTGTGGGCCCATCCGGCCGAAGAGATCCTGGAGGCGGCGCGCGACCTCGGCTACGACGGGGTGGAGCTGTGGGCCTACCAGCTCCTGGAAGAGGGGGCCGACCCGGCCGCGCTGGCCGCCCAGGCGGCGCGGCTGGGGCTGCGCCTGACGCTGCACACCCTGAGCTGGGACCTCAACCCCACCTCGCGGGTGGAGCCCATCCGGGAGGCGTCCCTGGCGGCCCTGCACCGCTCGGTGGAGCTGGCCGGGCAGCTGGGGGTGCGGCTCGTGGTCATGCACCCGGGGCAGACCACGGCGCCCTACGATGAGGGGGAGGCCTACTGGCCGGCGCTCGTGTCGGCGGTCCGCGAGGTGGCCGACCATGCCCGGGCGGTCGGGGCGGTGGTGGGCGTCGAGCACATGGAGGCCCGGCAACGGGAGTACGTCATCACGCCGGAGGACGCCAACCGCCTGGTGCGCGACGTGGACCGCCCCAATGTCGGCACCGTCCTGGACGTGGCGCACATCCCCTGGGGGGAGGACGAGGCTGCCTTCCTGGGGCGGCTGCGGCACGTCGTGCACGTCCACCTGAGCGACGCGGATCGCTCGCGACTCCACCTGCCGCTGGGGCAGGGGGAGCGGGACCTGGTGGGGGTCCTGGCGGCCCTGCGCGCCTATACGGGGACCATCGCCATCGAAGGGTTCTCGCTGAGCGCCGGGGCGGACCTGGCCCGGTGGAACAAAGCGCAGTTCGAAGACCTGTGGCGGGCGGCGGCGGCCGCCCCGGCCTGA
- a CDS encoding dihydrolipoamide acetyltransferase family protein: MATPVILPKFDMTMAEGTLGRWLVGEGQAVRRGDPLVEVITDKVTMEVEAPADGVLAGVRARERERVPVAAVIAYIVAPGEAPPAPAAAAAPGTRPAGEPPAAPAVRRRAREAGVDLATLRGTGPGGRITEHDLEAALAARRSPPDRLPATPGGGPAVEPHLRPPGERRPLDARRRTIAARMAQSAREIPHIYLRRAVDFSGLAPTRVYTAAVVAAAARALRAHPLLRAAFQEDAILVHQAIDVAVAVDTPQGVVAPVVRAADGKSVQAIQAEVALLAERARAGTLRAEDLQGAAFTVSNLGVFGVDAFTVLIPPGQSALLALGAVRPRPWAVGNAVAVRPVGEVVLALDHRVADGADGARFLDDLCRLLAQGGGTDQGPGVDRGPSTRSGP, translated from the coding sequence ATGGCCACGCCGGTGATCCTGCCCAAGTTCGACATGACGATGGCCGAGGGGACGCTCGGGCGCTGGCTGGTCGGCGAGGGCCAGGCGGTCCGGCGGGGCGACCCGCTGGTGGAAGTCATCACCGACAAGGTGACGATGGAGGTGGAGGCGCCCGCCGATGGGGTGCTGGCGGGGGTCCGCGCCCGGGAGAGGGAGCGCGTCCCGGTGGCCGCCGTCATCGCCTACATCGTGGCGCCCGGCGAGGCCCCCCCAGCCCCAGCGGCCGCCGCAGCGCCAGGGACTCGTCCGGCGGGGGAACCGCCGGCTGCTCCGGCGGTGCGCCGTCGGGCCCGTGAGGCGGGGGTGGATCTGGCCACCCTCCGCGGCACCGGACCGGGCGGGCGCATCACCGAGCACGACCTGGAGGCGGCCCTGGCCGCGCGCAGGTCGCCCCCGGACCGGCTGCCGGCCACGCCGGGGGGTGGCCCCGCCGTCGAGCCCCACCTCCGCCCGCCGGGCGAGCGGCGGCCGCTCGACGCGCGGCGTCGCACGATCGCCGCGCGCATGGCCCAGAGTGCCCGGGAGATCCCGCACATCTACCTGAGGCGAGCGGTGGACTTCTCCGGGCTCGCACCCACCCGCGTGTACACTGCCGCCGTGGTGGCCGCCGCGGCGCGCGCCCTGCGGGCACACCCCCTGCTGCGCGCCGCCTTCCAGGAGGACGCCATCCTGGTCCACCAGGCCATCGACGTGGCCGTGGCCGTGGACACGCCGCAGGGCGTGGTCGCCCCGGTGGTGCGCGCCGCGGACGGCAAGAGTGTCCAGGCGATCCAGGCGGAGGTGGCGCTCCTGGCAGAGCGCGCGCGGGCGGGGACGCTGCGGGCCGAGGACCTCCAGGGAGCGGCCTTCACCGTCTCGAACCTCGGGGTGTTCGGCGTGGACGCCTTCACCGTGCTCATCCCCCCGGGCCAGTCGGCGCTGCTGGCGCTGGGCGCGGTCCGTCCCCGCCCGTGGGCGGTGGGGAACGCGGTGGCCGTGCGGCCGGTCGGGGAGGTGGTGCTGGCGCTCGACCATCGCGTGGCTGACGGGGCGGACGGCGCCCGCTTCCTCGACGACCTCTGCCGCCTGCTGGCGCAGGGAGGCGGCACGGACCAGGGGCCGGGGGTGGACAGGGGGCCCTCCACGCGGAGCGGACCGTGA
- a CDS encoding alpha-ketoacid dehydrogenase subunit beta, translating into MSTATGGTEVGVRELSYAEAIREALRQAMHADERVILLGEDIGVYGGAFGVTDGLLEEFGPERVRDTPISEAAITGCAIGAAVTGLRPVVEIQFMDFITLAMEQLVLQAAKMRYMFGGTVTVPMVLRTPAGAGTGAAAQHSGSLEAWFAHVPGLKVVAPATPADAKALLLAAIADPNPVIVVEHKLLYRTRGPVPEAPAPAPLGVAAVRREGRDVTVVATSVMVPRALTAAERLAAEGVDVEVVDLRTLRPLDAETPAASARKTGRVVVVYEAVKTLGIGAEVAARLVEGETFYHLKAPVVRLGGAECPIPYNRTLERAAVPQEEDIVAAVRQVLAEG; encoded by the coding sequence GTGAGCACGGCGACGGGCGGGACGGAGGTGGGCGTGCGGGAGCTCTCCTATGCGGAGGCCATCCGCGAGGCGCTTCGCCAGGCCATGCACGCGGACGAGCGCGTGATCCTGCTCGGCGAGGACATCGGCGTCTACGGCGGCGCCTTCGGGGTGACCGACGGGCTGCTGGAGGAGTTCGGGCCCGAGCGCGTGCGCGACACGCCCATCTCCGAGGCGGCCATCACCGGGTGCGCCATCGGCGCGGCGGTGACCGGCCTGCGGCCGGTGGTGGAGATCCAGTTCATGGACTTCATCACTCTGGCGATGGAGCAGCTCGTCCTCCAGGCGGCCAAGATGCGCTACATGTTCGGGGGGACGGTCACCGTCCCGATGGTCCTGCGCACGCCCGCGGGTGCGGGGACGGGTGCGGCGGCGCAGCACTCCGGGAGCCTGGAGGCCTGGTTCGCCCACGTCCCGGGACTGAAAGTGGTGGCTCCGGCGACGCCCGCCGATGCCAAAGCGCTGCTGCTCGCCGCCATCGCCGACCCCAACCCGGTCATCGTCGTCGAGCACAAGCTCCTCTACCGGACCCGCGGGCCGGTGCCGGAGGCGCCCGCGCCGGCTCCCCTCGGCGTCGCCGCCGTGCGCCGGGAAGGGCGCGACGTCACGGTGGTGGCCACCTCGGTGATGGTGCCGCGGGCCCTGACGGCGGCCGAGCGCCTGGCCGCCGAAGGGGTGGACGTGGAGGTGGTGGACCTGCGCACGCTGCGGCCGCTGGATGCGGAGACCCCCGCGGCCTCGGCGCGCAAGACCGGACGGGTGGTGGTGGTCTACGAGGCGGTGAAGACGCTGGGGATCGGCGCTGAGGTCGCGGCGCGACTGGTGGAGGGGGAGACCTTCTACCACCTGAAGGCGCCGGTGGTCCGGCTGGGCGGGGCGGAGTGTCCCATCCCATACAACCGGACGCTGGAGCGGGCGGCGGTCCCGCAGGAGGAGGATATCGTCGCCGCGGTCCGGCAGGTGCTGGCCGAGGGGTAG
- a CDS encoding thiamine pyrophosphate-dependent dehydrogenase E1 component subunit alpha yields MSAGGLPPDRLVALLRTMLLIRAFEELADELFAQGRVHGTMHLSVGQEAVAAGVCAALQPGDYILSTHRGHGHCLAKGADVRRMMAEFLGKATGYCRGRGGSMHIADVAGGNLGANGIVAGGLPIATGVGLSIRLRRSGQVCVAFFGDGAANEGAFHEALNLASIWELPVLFVCENNQYAMSMPVGRAMRVARVSDRAAAYGMPGVTADGMDVVAVYTVATELVARARQGGGPALLECVTYRYRGHSKSDRQRYRAREEVEAWRARDPIDRLRARLLAAGVLSAAAANQLAAEARAAVAAALAFAEASPEPDPATLLEGVYA; encoded by the coding sequence ATGAGCGCGGGAGGCCTGCCCCCGGATCGCCTGGTCGCGCTGCTGCGGACGATGCTGCTCATCCGTGCCTTCGAGGAGCTGGCCGACGAGCTGTTCGCGCAGGGCCGGGTCCACGGCACGATGCACCTGAGCGTCGGGCAGGAGGCGGTGGCGGCGGGGGTATGCGCGGCGCTGCAACCCGGCGACTACATCCTCAGCACCCACCGCGGCCATGGCCACTGCCTGGCCAAGGGCGCGGACGTGCGCCGCATGATGGCCGAGTTCCTGGGGAAGGCCACGGGGTACTGCCGCGGCCGCGGCGGCAGCATGCACATCGCGGACGTGGCCGGCGGTAACCTGGGGGCGAACGGGATCGTGGCCGGCGGGCTGCCCATCGCCACCGGGGTAGGCCTCTCCATCCGGCTGCGCCGCTCCGGCCAGGTGTGCGTCGCCTTCTTCGGGGACGGGGCCGCCAACGAGGGGGCCTTCCACGAGGCGCTCAACCTGGCCAGCATCTGGGAGCTGCCGGTGCTCTTCGTCTGCGAGAACAACCAGTACGCCATGTCGATGCCGGTGGGGCGGGCGATGCGTGTGGCGCGGGTGAGTGACCGGGCCGCCGCCTACGGGATGCCCGGGGTGACGGCGGACGGCATGGACGTGGTCGCGGTGTACACGGTGGCGACCGAGCTGGTGGCGCGGGCCCGCCAGGGCGGCGGACCCGCGCTGCTGGAGTGCGTGACCTACCGCTACCGGGGCCACAGCAAGAGCGATCGGCAGCGCTACCGCGCCCGGGAGGAGGTGGAGGCCTGGCGGGCCCGCGACCCCATCGACCGTCTGCGGGCGCGCCTGCTGGCGGCAGGGGTCCTCTCCGCGGCGGCGGCCAATCAGCTGGCGGCGGAGGCCCGTGCCGCCGTCGCCGCCGCGCTGGCCTTTGCCGAGGCCAGCCCCGAGCCGGACCCGGCCACCCTGCTCGAGGGGGTGTACGCGTGA
- a CDS encoding sugar-binding transcriptional regulator: MMDHALLARVADLYYLQDLTQQAIAERLGLSRPTVSRLLRRARAEGVVRIEVARAPEAYPKLARALERRGVREAVVVEAAADPAVTRAAVGRAGAALLVRLLRPGMRLGISWGRSVAAVVEALPAQRRVPVELVPLVGGVGQVRSEIHANDLVRRAAAALGGRVTLLHAPAVAAHPRVRQALLSDPAIRRVLDLARRADVALVGIGAPVPSSTLVESGYFSAADLAALRRRGAVGDVCTRFFTAEGRPAAPELEARTVAVTLEELRRLTTVVAVAAGTEKARAIAGAVRGGLVDVVVTDHRTAAAVVEVLGGRDTAAGGGRRDPGPAGAGGDR, encoded by the coding sequence ATGATGGACCACGCGCTGCTGGCCAGGGTCGCCGACCTCTACTACCTGCAGGACCTGACCCAGCAGGCCATCGCCGAGCGCCTCGGGCTCTCACGCCCCACCGTCTCGCGCCTGCTGCGGCGGGCCCGGGCGGAGGGAGTCGTGCGCATCGAGGTGGCGCGCGCGCCCGAGGCGTACCCGAAGCTGGCGCGGGCGCTCGAACGTCGGGGGGTGCGGGAAGCGGTGGTCGTGGAGGCGGCGGCCGATCCCGCCGTCACCCGGGCGGCGGTCGGCCGAGCGGGAGCCGCGCTGCTGGTCCGGCTGCTGCGCCCGGGCATGCGCCTGGGGATCTCCTGGGGCCGCTCGGTGGCCGCGGTGGTGGAGGCGCTGCCGGCCCAGCGGCGGGTACCGGTCGAGCTCGTGCCGCTCGTGGGCGGGGTAGGTCAGGTGCGCAGTGAGATCCATGCCAACGACCTCGTCCGGCGCGCCGCGGCCGCCCTCGGCGGCCGCGTCACCCTCCTGCACGCGCCGGCCGTGGCCGCCCACCCGCGGGTGCGCCAGGCCCTCCTCTCCGACCCGGCGATCCGGCGGGTCCTCGACCTGGCGCGCCGCGCCGACGTCGCGCTCGTCGGCATCGGCGCGCCGGTGCCGTCCTCCACCCTGGTCGAGAGCGGCTACTTCAGTGCCGCCGACCTGGCGGCACTGCGCCGCCGGGGCGCCGTGGGGGACGTCTGCACCCGGTTCTTCACGGCCGAGGGCCGCCCCGCCGCGCCGGAGCTGGAGGCGCGCACCGTGGCGGTGACGCTGGAGGAGCTGCGCCGCCTCACCACGGTGGTGGCGGTGGCGGCGGGGACGGAGAAGGCCCGGGCCATCGCCGGGGCGGTGCGCGGCGGTCTCGTGGACGTGGTGGTGACCGACCACCGGACGGCGGCGGCGGTGGTGGAGGTGCTGGGCGGGCGCGACACCGCCGCGGGGGGCGGGCGTCGTGATCCCGGGCCGGCGGGCGCGGGAGGCGACCGATGA
- a CDS encoding SAF domain-containing protein produces the protein MGLLPRLQAREREGRPVRVAVVGVGQMGAGVARQVAALAGMRLVALCDVRVERALGAAEAAGLRAAVAADGAEAARLVREGRVAVTARAEGVADLPVDVLVDATGEPEVGARLGLCALRPGRALVSLNVEADVTVGPLLGHLARRSGAVYTLAAGDEPAALGELVDEARLMGLEVICAGKGKNNRLDRTATPARLAGEARTRGMSPRMLTAFVDGTKTMAELAALANAAGLGIDRPGLHGPAADLADLLHTFVPEGDGGILQRRGVVDYAVGDVAPGVFLVVTAPEALRGDLAYLRMGDGPYYLLHRPYHLASLEVPRSIARAALDGEVTLAPAGPPRVECVAVAKRDLRPEEVLDGIGGETVYGLAEEADRASAEGLLPVGLAQGARVLRPVAAGCPLRYADVVLDEGAVVVQARRLQDALLRQGLLGGPGG, from the coding sequence ATGGGGTTGCTGCCGCGGCTGCAGGCACGGGAGCGGGAGGGGCGGCCGGTCCGCGTGGCGGTGGTCGGCGTCGGGCAGATGGGCGCCGGGGTCGCCCGTCAGGTGGCGGCCCTGGCGGGCATGCGCCTCGTCGCCCTGTGCGACGTCAGGGTGGAGCGGGCGCTCGGGGCCGCTGAGGCCGCGGGGCTCCGGGCGGCCGTGGCCGCCGACGGAGCGGAGGCTGCGCGCCTCGTCCGCGAGGGACGCGTGGCCGTGACCGCCCGGGCGGAGGGCGTCGCGGACCTGCCGGTGGACGTCCTCGTGGACGCCACGGGCGAGCCGGAGGTGGGGGCGCGTCTGGGCCTTTGCGCCCTGCGGCCCGGACGGGCGCTCGTCTCCCTGAACGTCGAGGCCGACGTCACCGTCGGCCCCCTGCTCGGGCACCTGGCCCGGCGCAGCGGGGCGGTCTACACCCTGGCCGCCGGCGACGAGCCGGCCGCGCTGGGAGAGCTGGTGGACGAGGCGCGGCTGATGGGCCTCGAGGTGATCTGCGCCGGCAAGGGCAAGAACAACCGCCTCGACCGCACCGCCACCCCGGCCCGCCTCGCCGGGGAGGCGCGCACCCGTGGGATGAGTCCGCGCATGCTCACCGCCTTCGTGGACGGCACCAAGACCATGGCTGAGCTGGCCGCCCTCGCCAACGCCGCCGGCCTCGGGATCGACCGGCCGGGGCTGCACGGCCCCGCGGCGGATCTGGCTGACCTCCTGCACACCTTCGTCCCCGAGGGCGACGGCGGCATTCTGCAGCGGCGGGGCGTGGTCGATTACGCCGTCGGCGACGTCGCACCCGGCGTCTTCCTCGTCGTGACCGCCCCGGAGGCGCTGCGGGGCGACCTGGCCTACCTGCGCATGGGTGACGGACCCTACTACCTGCTCCACCGTCCCTACCACCTGGCCAGCCTGGAGGTCCCCCGCTCCATCGCCCGAGCCGCGCTCGACGGCGAGGTGACGCTGGCGCCTGCGGGCCCGCCGCGGGTGGAGTGCGTGGCGGTGGCCAAGCGCGACCTCCGCCCGGAGGAGGTGCTGGACGGGATCGGCGGCGAGACTGTCTACGGGCTGGCCGAGGAGGCCGACCGCGCGTCAGCCGAGGGGCTGCTGCCCGTGGGCCTGGCGCAGGGCGCGCGGGTCCTGCGCCCGGTGGCGGCGGGGTGCCCGCTGCGCTACGCGGACGTGGTCCTGGACGAAGGCGCGGTGGTCGTGCAGGCCCGGCGCCTGCAGGACGCCCTCCTCCGGCAGGGCCTGCTGGGGGGACCGGGCGGATGA
- a CDS encoding TRAM domain-containing protein, with protein MQTALRAVGGLLGALVGFQLATQRLVLSVFPETLARIGLAVIVALLGWLLSPWLWRQFVAAMDFVLRGLARLSLRDLALGVTGLIVGLLIAFLVSLPLGGLPFLGPYLRPLAALIFGYLGIHVALQRREEVTTILPRIRNEDEGAGPRAVPKVLDTSVIIDGRIADVCRTGFVDGPLLVPRFVLQELQRIADSADPIRRARGRRGLDVLNTLQKEFGAVRVVEEAGAADGEVDARLVAYARSIGAAILTNDLNLNKVAELQGVRVLNINELAQALRPILLPGETLSLQILREGKEAGQGVGYLEDGTMVVVEGGRRLIGEQAEVVVTSVLQTVAGRMIFARPRSELPAGSSTVPRR; from the coding sequence ATGCAGACCGCCCTGCGCGCCGTTGGGGGTCTGCTGGGCGCGCTCGTCGGGTTCCAGCTGGCCACTCAGCGTCTCGTCCTCTCGGTCTTCCCGGAAACGCTGGCCCGCATCGGCCTGGCGGTCATCGTCGCCTTGCTGGGCTGGCTGCTCAGCCCCTGGCTGTGGCGGCAGTTCGTGGCGGCCATGGACTTCGTCCTGCGCGGGCTGGCCCGCCTCTCCCTGCGCGACCTGGCCCTGGGGGTGACCGGGCTCATCGTCGGGCTGCTCATCGCCTTCCTGGTAAGCCTGCCCCTGGGCGGGCTGCCCTTCCTCGGCCCCTACCTGCGGCCGCTGGCCGCGCTGATCTTCGGCTACCTGGGCATCCACGTGGCCCTGCAGCGGCGCGAGGAGGTGACCACCATCCTCCCGCGCATCCGCAACGAGGACGAGGGGGCCGGACCCCGGGCGGTGCCCAAGGTGCTGGACACCAGCGTGATCATCGACGGGCGCATCGCCGACGTCTGCCGCACCGGCTTCGTGGACGGTCCCCTGCTCGTCCCCCGCTTCGTCCTGCAGGAGCTGCAGCGCATCGCCGACTCCGCCGACCCGATCCGGCGCGCCCGTGGGCGCCGGGGGCTCGACGTCCTGAACACCCTGCAGAAGGAGTTCGGCGCCGTGCGCGTCGTCGAGGAAGCCGGGGCGGCCGACGGCGAGGTCGACGCCCGCCTGGTGGCCTACGCCCGCAGCATCGGCGCGGCCATCCTGACCAACGACCTCAACCTCAACAAGGTGGCGGAGCTGCAGGGTGTGCGCGTCCTCAACATCAACGAGCTGGCGCAGGCGCTGCGTCCCATCCTCCTGCCGGGGGAGACCCTCTCCCTCCAAATCCTCCGGGAGGGCAAGGAGGCCGGTCAGGGGGTCGGCTACCTGGAGGACGGGACGATGGTGGTGGTGGAGGGCGGTCGGCGCCTCATCGGCGAGCAGGCCGAGGTGGTGGTGACGAGCGTCCTGCAGACCGTGGCCGGCCGCATGATCTTCGCCCGGCCCCGCAGCGAGCTCCCCGCCGGCTCCTCCACCGTGCCCCGCCGGTAG
- a CDS encoding DUF1573 domain-containing protein: protein MKETDQAAFQDLVGQYLIRHRSILDVQSKLVESSARIARALAKAVTSCGCVQIAAERQRFPANLSLAEVREQLSTHLQGEPCERCRETLEDEVGTALFYLAALCHVTGLDLGAILRKERERVAALGLFHLT, encoded by the coding sequence ATGAAAGAGACCGACCAGGCCGCGTTCCAGGATCTCGTCGGCCAGTACCTCATTCGCCACCGCAGCATCCTCGACGTCCAGAGCAAGCTCGTGGAGTCCTCCGCCCGCATCGCCCGGGCCCTGGCCAAGGCCGTGACCTCCTGCGGCTGCGTCCAGATCGCGGCGGAGCGCCAGCGCTTCCCGGCCAACCTCTCGCTGGCAGAGGTCCGGGAGCAGCTCTCCACCCACCTGCAGGGGGAACCCTGCGAGCGCTGCCGCGAGACCCTGGAGGACGAAGTGGGGACGGCCCTCTTCTACCTGGCCGCCCTCTGCCACGTCACGGGCCTGGACCTGGGCGCGATCCTGCGGAAGGAGCGCGAGCGCGTCGCCGCCCTCGGTCTCTTCCACCTGACCTAG
- the radA gene encoding DNA repair protein RadA, producing MPTTRVRYACQACGHVSPKWLGRCPACGEWNTFVEEPAAPVPRPPVPRPPARAAEVVSITDVALEREPRATTGIAEFDRVLGGGLVPGALVLIGGDPGIGKSTLLTQVAARVAAQGRTVLYVTAEESARQARLRAGRLGPLPRDLLLLAETDLEAVQRAVERLRPALVVVDSIQTVYRPDVPSAPGSVAQVRECAAALLGVAKGQEVTVLLVGHVTKEGQLAGPRVLEHLVDTVLAFEGDPHHAYRLLRATKNRFGSTHELGVFEMASDGLREVPNPSAAFLAERAVSASGSAIVCAMEGARPLLLEVQALVTPTHFGVPRRTAAGVDYNRLVLLLAVLEKRAGLHLAMHDVYASVAGGLRVADPAADLALAAAVASAFRDRPLDPGSVVLGEVGLGGEVRTVRHAARRMAEAARLGFARLVVPRGNVEEARGAGVEVAGVATLGEALAVLLG from the coding sequence ATGCCGACGACGCGCGTGCGCTACGCCTGCCAGGCCTGCGGCCATGTCTCGCCCAAGTGGCTGGGGCGCTGCCCCGCCTGCGGCGAGTGGAACACCTTCGTCGAGGAGCCCGCGGCCCCGGTCCCCCGGCCCCCGGTCCCGCGGCCCCCGGCCCGGGCGGCCGAGGTCGTCTCCATCACCGACGTGGCCCTCGAGCGCGAGCCGCGGGCCACCACGGGCATCGCGGAGTTCGACCGCGTGCTGGGCGGCGGCCTCGTCCCCGGCGCGCTCGTCCTCATCGGCGGCGACCCCGGGATCGGCAAGTCCACCCTGCTCACCCAGGTGGCCGCCCGCGTGGCCGCCCAGGGGCGTACCGTCCTCTACGTCACCGCCGAAGAGTCCGCCCGCCAGGCCCGTCTGCGCGCGGGGCGGCTGGGCCCGCTGCCGCGCGACCTCCTCCTCCTGGCCGAGACCGACCTGGAGGCCGTCCAGCGCGCTGTGGAGCGCCTCCGCCCCGCGCTCGTGGTGGTGGACTCGATCCAGACAGTCTACCGGCCGGACGTCCCCTCGGCGCCGGGCAGCGTGGCGCAGGTGCGGGAGTGTGCCGCCGCGCTGCTGGGGGTGGCCAAGGGACAGGAGGTGACCGTCCTCCTGGTCGGCCACGTCACCAAGGAGGGGCAGCTGGCCGGCCCGCGGGTGCTGGAGCACCTGGTGGACACCGTGCTGGCCTTCGAGGGGGACCCGCACCACGCCTACCGCCTCCTGCGCGCCACCAAGAACCGCTTCGGCTCGACCCACGAGCTCGGGGTCTTCGAGATGGCCTCGGACGGGCTGCGCGAGGTCCCGAACCCCTCGGCGGCCTTCCTGGCCGAGCGCGCGGTGTCCGCCTCGGGGTCGGCCATCGTCTGCGCCATGGAGGGGGCCCGGCCGCTGCTGCTGGAGGTGCAGGCGCTGGTCACCCCCACGCACTTCGGGGTACCGCGGCGCACCGCCGCCGGGGTGGACTACAACCGCCTGGTGCTGCTGCTGGCGGTGCTGGAGAAGCGGGCGGGCTTGCACCTGGCCATGCACGACGTCTACGCCAGCGTGGCGGGCGGGCTGCGCGTCGCCGACCCGGCGGCCGACCTGGCCCTGGCGGCGGCCGTGGCCAGCGCCTTCCGCGACCGGCCGCTCGACCCGGGCAGCGTGGTCCTGGGCGAGGTGGGCCTGGGCGGGGAGGTGCGGACGGTGCGCCACGCCGCCCGGCGCATGGCCGAGGCGGCGCGCCTGGGCTTTGCCCGGCTGGTGGTGCCGCGGGGGAACGTCGAGGAAGCCCGCGGGGCCGGCGTGGAGGTCGCCGGCGTGGCGACCCTGGGCGAGGCGCTGGCCGTGCTGCTGGGCTAG